The following coding sequences lie in one Fimbriimonadaceae bacterium genomic window:
- the ftsZ gene encoding cell division protein FtsZ: MKTQSAVIKVIGVGGGGSNAVNRMIEAGIQGVEFVAMNTDVQVLDLSGAPKKVQLGKDLTRGLGAGGNPEIGKMAAEESKNDIRKMLEGADMVFITAGMGGGTGTGAAAVVADLAREMGALTVAVVTRPFSFEGPRRARLAENGVTSLIGRVDTIITIPNDRLISVVERKTTLREAFRVADDVLRQGVQGISDIITIPGQINVDFADVRAVMNDAGPALMGIGYGVGDQRALQAAQSATASPLLEQTIHGAKGLLVNITSGEDLTLAEATEAMDFIHGLCDGDEANIFFGTVVDPEMDGSVRITVIATGFNPYTIEGRKVADATYSIGSSEVQPTPTAVVPESEAKVDETGSTYNIRTGSSVSSPQPVIRSQREIPPVPNNGVERTSGASRGSNIDSSGVFDESDLDIPTFIREHKGRE; the protein is encoded by the coding sequence GTGAAAACACAAAGCGCAGTCATTAAAGTCATCGGCGTTGGCGGTGGCGGCTCAAATGCCGTTAATCGCATGATCGAAGCGGGAATTCAGGGGGTCGAGTTCGTCGCAATGAACACCGATGTCCAGGTCCTCGACCTTTCGGGGGCCCCAAAGAAGGTCCAGCTAGGCAAAGATCTTACTCGCGGTTTGGGCGCGGGAGGCAATCCCGAGATCGGGAAGATGGCCGCCGAAGAGAGCAAAAACGACATCCGAAAGATGCTCGAAGGTGCCGACATGGTCTTTATCACTGCCGGTATGGGCGGTGGTACGGGCACGGGCGCGGCAGCTGTGGTCGCTGACCTTGCTCGGGAGATGGGGGCGCTGACTGTAGCGGTTGTGACTCGTCCGTTCAGCTTTGAAGGACCCCGACGGGCAAGACTCGCCGAGAACGGCGTGACTTCGCTGATCGGCCGTGTCGATACCATTATCACGATTCCAAACGACCGACTTATCAGCGTTGTCGAGCGCAAGACGACGCTCCGCGAAGCTTTCCGCGTAGCCGATGATGTGCTTCGACAGGGCGTTCAGGGCATCAGCGACATCATCACAATTCCTGGTCAGATCAACGTAGACTTTGCCGACGTCCGAGCGGTCATGAACGATGCAGGACCGGCATTGATGGGCATTGGCTATGGCGTCGGCGATCAGCGCGCGCTTCAGGCAGCGCAATCGGCAACCGCGAGCCCGCTGCTTGAGCAGACGATTCATGGCGCTAAGGGCCTCCTCGTGAATATCACGAGTGGGGAAGACCTCACACTTGCCGAAGCCACGGAAGCGATGGACTTTATCCACGGGCTTTGCGATGGCGATGAGGCGAATATCTTCTTTGGTACGGTGGTCGATCCTGAGATGGACGGTTCTGTTCGCATTACCGTGATTGCGACTGGGTTTAACCCGTATACGATTGAAGGTCGCAAGGTCGCCGATGCCACCTACTCGATCGGCAGCTCCGAGGTTCAGCCGACGCCGACTGCGGTTGTTCCCGAATCGGAGGCAAAGGTCGATGAGACGGGTTCGACGTACAATATTCGAACAGGCAGTTCGGTTAGTTCACCTCAGCCCGTGATTCGGTCTCAGCGGGAGATTCCTCCTGTACCGAACAACGGGGTGGAGCGAACTTCCGGCGCATCGAGGGGGTCGAACATCGACTCCAGCGGCGTATTTGACGAGTCCGATCTGGACATTCCGACATTCATTCGGGAGCATAAGGGTCGGGAGTAA
- a CDS encoding DinB family protein, giving the protein MAIDIKAHISDRIRTAAACYAGDLAAMSEEALANSLGGVARSPYDYTYEVIFVNRRFAARIRGEEPAPFKMDGWIMAPEEYKNRDYAVSEFNSSVQEVLDAWEALPEDQYERVIPLPHGEPTSPFKLAAHCASHITYHDGQLNYHQAALGDSDMHWN; this is encoded by the coding sequence ATGGCCATTGACATCAAAGCCCACATATCCGATCGAATTCGAACTGCTGCCGCTTGCTATGCGGGCGACCTTGCCGCCATGTCAGAGGAGGCGCTTGCGAACTCTCTCGGGGGAGTTGCGAGAAGCCCCTACGACTATACGTATGAGGTCATTTTCGTCAATCGTCGATTTGCAGCACGAATTCGCGGTGAGGAGCCTGCGCCCTTCAAAATGGACGGTTGGATTATGGCCCCCGAAGAGTACAAAAATCGGGATTATGCCGTGAGTGAGTTCAATTCTTCGGTGCAGGAAGTCCTTGATGCCTGGGAAGCCTTACCAGAAGACCAGTATGAACGCGTGATTCCATTGCCACATGGCGAACCGACGAGTCCGTTCAAACTTGCGGCGCACTGTGCAAGCCACATCACCTACCACGATGGACAGTTAAACTACCATCAAGCCGCGCTGGGTGACAGCGACATGCATTGGAATTGA